In Altererythrobacter rubellus, the following are encoded in one genomic region:
- a CDS encoding CoA transferase subunit A → MQKIFPDAAAALEGLLSDNMLIAAGGFGLCGIPERFLDAIRESGVSGLTFASNNAGIDNEGIGKLLRTKQVRKMISSYVGENNEFERQFLSGELEVEFCPQGTLAERMRAGGAGIPGFYTKTGVGTQVAEGKEHKDFNGETYILEHGIFADLSIIKAWKADETGNLMFRKTARNFNQPAATCGKVCVVEVEEIVPIGELDPDCIHLPGVFVNRMIVGAPYDKKIEFRTVREREAV, encoded by the coding sequence ATGCAAAAGATTTTTCCCGATGCCGCGGCCGCCCTGGAAGGGCTGCTATCAGATAACATGTTGATCGCCGCCGGAGGCTTTGGCCTTTGCGGAATTCCAGAGCGGTTTCTTGACGCGATCCGTGAAAGTGGCGTCTCGGGCCTGACCTTTGCCAGCAACAATGCCGGAATCGATAACGAGGGGATCGGCAAGCTGTTGCGCACCAAGCAAGTCAGGAAGATGATCAGTTCCTACGTGGGCGAGAACAACGAGTTCGAGCGCCAGTTCCTGTCCGGCGAACTGGAGGTTGAATTCTGCCCGCAAGGTACCCTGGCCGAACGCATGCGCGCCGGCGGCGCAGGCATCCCCGGATTCTACACCAAGACCGGGGTTGGAACACAGGTCGCCGAAGGCAAGGAACACAAGGACTTCAACGGCGAAACCTACATCCTGGAACACGGAATTTTTGCCGATTTGTCGATCATCAAAGCGTGGAAAGCGGATGAGACCGGCAATCTGATGTTCCGGAAGACCGCACGCAATTTCAATCAGCCCGCGGCGACATGCGGCAAAGTCTGCGTCGTCGAAGTCGAGGAGATCGTGCCCATCGGCGAGCTAGACCCGGATTGCATCCATTTGCCCGGTGTCTTCGTGAACCGCATGATTGTGGGCGCGCCATACGACAAGAAGATCGAGTTCCGTACGGTGCGCGAAAGGGAGGCCGTATGA
- a CDS encoding mechanosensitive ion channel family protein produces the protein MFDQINPASWRIDLNVLAYDITVSALIVAVAVVIAYLIYRAAFHLVSRVTRVSETNVDDEIVGRIRAPIKWSFIAIAVTLAAQYDASLGLLWEPLAQFLRPALLGWIAYNAVKGFTAAIEARIEISDDPVAMRSRRTRLAVLSRVLTFGIIVITVGLMLFTIPSVRAIGTTMLASAGLAALAIGAAAQPALKSLIAGLQIALTEPLRLGDLVKVDGEVGRVEEIRMSFITVRTWDERVIIVPTSRFLDASFENWSRENEKLSGPVMLHLDPIADVAPIRAEFERFVRAHELYDGRNMALLMTEAYPESVELRLSVSASTIGELWQLRCDLREHMLKWLRENQPDALIRHRLEVPNGHPKAGEP, from the coding sequence ATGTTTGACCAAATCAATCCAGCTAGCTGGCGCATCGATTTGAATGTTCTGGCTTATGACATCACCGTATCCGCGCTGATTGTCGCGGTCGCGGTCGTTATTGCCTATTTGATTTACCGCGCAGCATTCCACCTTGTCAGCCGCGTAACCCGCGTTTCGGAGACAAATGTCGATGACGAGATTGTCGGCCGCATCCGTGCGCCGATCAAATGGTCCTTTATCGCCATCGCCGTCACCCTTGCGGCGCAATATGATGCGTCGCTGGGATTGCTGTGGGAACCGCTGGCTCAGTTCCTGCGACCCGCTCTGCTCGGCTGGATTGCATATAACGCAGTGAAGGGCTTCACCGCCGCCATCGAAGCGCGAATCGAGATCAGCGATGATCCTGTTGCAATGCGCAGCCGGCGGACCCGCCTAGCTGTGCTTTCGCGCGTTCTGACGTTCGGGATAATCGTCATTACCGTTGGACTGATGCTGTTTACTATCCCATCGGTGCGAGCAATCGGCACGACAATGCTGGCTTCTGCAGGCCTCGCTGCTCTGGCTATCGGTGCAGCAGCTCAACCCGCACTCAAATCGTTGATCGCTGGCCTTCAGATCGCATTGACCGAGCCACTTAGGCTCGGCGATCTTGTCAAAGTCGACGGTGAAGTAGGGCGCGTCGAAGAGATCAGGATGAGCTTCATCACTGTCCGCACATGGGACGAGCGGGTGATCATTGTGCCCACGTCGCGCTTCCTGGACGCAAGTTTTGAAAACTGGTCGCGCGAGAACGAAAAGCTTTCCGGTCCTGTCATGCTGCACCTTGATCCGATCGCCGATGTAGCGCCGATTCGCGCCGAGTTTGAGCGCTTCGTCCGGGCGCATGAGCTTTATGACGGACGCAACATGGCGCTTCTCATGACTGAGGCTTATCCCGAAAGTGTCGAGCTGCGTTTGTCAGTGAGCGCCAGTACCATAGGCGAACTTTGGCAGCTGCGTTGTGACCTTCGCGAACACATGCTCAAATGGCTGCGCGAGAACCAGCCCGATGCGCTGATCCGCCACCGGCTCGAAGTCCCCAACGGCCACCCGAAGGCGGGCGAGCCGTAA
- the polA gene encoding DNA polymerase I produces MAEHQHLYLVDGSSYIFRAYHRLPPLTDPEGTPVGAVYGYTTMLWKLATDLDEADGPTHLAVILDASGKSFRNDIFPEYKANRPPPPEDLVPQFPLIRDATRAFSLPCIEEQGLEADDLIATYARAAQAQGWDVTIVSSDKDLMQLVGEREGPNGPARIDMLDTMKSQRIYIEEVEAKFGVKPELVGDVLALMGDSVDNIPGIYGIGPKTASKLIAEHGSLTAALDFAPEMKKSKLKERLLESRQDAEMSRVLVTLKEDCDLPQPLDEFKLDGVPPEPLAAFLEKHGFSSLLRRLDSGKGSPERPNNLNPAKQETEGAVASAQGSRQPLPEMPAVDRGSYETVQTMERLEAWITRATAARLVAVDTETSSLDAMRAELVGVSLALGPNDACYIPLAHGGNDMFAERPEQIDRDQAVAALKPLLEDDSVIKIGQNIKYDINVLSRYGIDVAPVDDTMIISFTLDAGRGEVGMGGHGMDELSDRHLGHTPLSFKEVCGTGKKAIPFGEVDLDRATEYAAEDADVTWRLHRHMKPRLADESGTRIYERVDRPLIPVVAQMERHGIKVDRARLSRLSEEFAKETARLEGEIHGIAGQEFTVGSPKQLGDILFDKLGFKGGKKGKSGQYSTDHSMLEKLAGEGAEIAKKVLEWRQLAKLKSTYTDALQEAINPDTGRVHTSYSLVGAQTGRLSSTDPNLQNIPIRTPIGRQIREAFVPDEGNVLLAADYSQIELRLAAHMADVPTLKEAFAQGEDIHARTAKEMFGEVNRDTRAQAKTINFAILYGISRWGLAGRLEVEPDEAQAMIDTYFQRFPGIQRYIHETLETVRERGYSETLFGRKTWFPRINSKNVAERQGSERAAINAPIQGTSADIIKRAMVRMMPALDDAGLGHVRMLLQVHDELVFELPEGDVAAASPIIERVMAEAAGPAVKLDVLLGIEIGTGISWDAAH; encoded by the coding sequence ATGGCCGAGCATCAGCATCTTTATCTCGTCGACGGATCGTCATACATTTTTCGCGCCTATCATAGGCTTCCGCCGCTCACCGATCCCGAAGGCACACCGGTAGGCGCAGTCTATGGCTACACCACGATGCTCTGGAAGCTGGCCACTGACCTTGATGAAGCAGATGGTCCAACCCATCTTGCGGTGATTCTCGACGCTTCGGGGAAGTCTTTCCGCAACGATATTTTTCCCGAATACAAGGCCAATCGCCCCCCTCCACCGGAAGATTTGGTGCCACAATTTCCACTGATCCGCGATGCGACCCGCGCGTTTAGTCTCCCTTGCATCGAAGAGCAGGGTCTGGAAGCAGATGATCTGATTGCAACCTATGCCCGTGCCGCGCAAGCGCAGGGCTGGGACGTTACAATCGTGTCTTCAGACAAAGATCTGATGCAGCTTGTTGGCGAGAGAGAAGGTCCGAATGGGCCGGCGCGCATCGATATGCTCGATACGATGAAGAGCCAGCGGATCTACATCGAAGAAGTAGAGGCGAAGTTTGGGGTGAAACCCGAGCTGGTGGGTGATGTGCTGGCGCTGATGGGCGACAGTGTCGACAATATTCCCGGGATCTATGGAATTGGTCCCAAGACAGCAAGCAAGCTGATCGCAGAGCACGGCTCGCTAACCGCAGCGCTGGATTTTGCGCCGGAGATGAAGAAGTCAAAACTGAAAGAGCGGCTGCTGGAAAGCAGACAAGACGCGGAGATGAGCCGGGTCTTGGTCACTCTCAAGGAGGATTGCGATCTTCCGCAACCGCTCGATGAGTTCAAACTCGATGGCGTGCCTCCCGAACCATTGGCAGCGTTCTTGGAAAAGCATGGGTTCAGTTCGCTTTTGCGGCGGTTGGATTCTGGGAAGGGAAGCCCGGAGCGGCCCAACAATCTGAACCCTGCAAAACAGGAAACTGAAGGCGCCGTTGCTTCGGCACAGGGCAGCCGGCAACCGCTGCCAGAGATGCCGGCTGTGGATCGCGGCTCTTACGAGACAGTCCAGACCATGGAGCGTCTTGAGGCGTGGATCACACGCGCAACCGCCGCACGCCTCGTTGCCGTCGACACCGAGACCAGTAGCCTGGATGCAATGCGCGCAGAGCTGGTCGGCGTAAGCCTCGCGCTAGGCCCGAATGATGCATGCTACATACCGCTTGCACATGGCGGCAATGATATGTTCGCCGAAAGGCCCGAGCAGATTGATCGTGACCAGGCGGTGGCCGCTCTCAAGCCGCTGCTGGAAGACGATTCGGTCATCAAGATCGGTCAAAACATCAAATACGATATCAACGTGCTTTCGCGGTATGGCATCGATGTGGCGCCTGTTGATGACACAATGATCATCAGCTTCACGCTTGATGCCGGTCGCGGTGAAGTCGGCATGGGCGGGCACGGCATGGACGAATTGTCTGACCGTCATCTGGGCCACACTCCGCTGTCCTTCAAGGAAGTCTGCGGGACGGGAAAGAAAGCGATTCCTTTCGGGGAAGTGGATCTCGATCGCGCTACCGAATATGCCGCCGAGGACGCCGACGTAACCTGGCGTTTGCATCGTCACATGAAACCAAGGCTAGCTGATGAAAGTGGCACGCGCATCTATGAGCGGGTCGACCGCCCTCTCATTCCTGTAGTGGCCCAAATGGAGCGTCACGGCATCAAGGTTGACCGGGCACGCCTTTCCAGACTTTCAGAAGAATTCGCCAAGGAGACAGCTCGGCTCGAAGGGGAAATTCACGGCATAGCGGGACAGGAATTCACGGTCGGAAGCCCCAAGCAACTGGGTGACATTCTGTTCGACAAGCTTGGGTTCAAAGGCGGCAAGAAAGGCAAGAGCGGGCAGTATTCAACCGACCACAGCATGCTGGAAAAACTCGCCGGCGAAGGCGCGGAAATCGCGAAGAAAGTCCTCGAATGGCGTCAGCTTGCGAAGCTGAAATCGACCTACACCGACGCTCTGCAAGAAGCGATCAATCCCGACACGGGCCGTGTGCATACGAGCTATTCTCTGGTCGGCGCGCAAACTGGCCGGTTGTCATCAACTGACCCCAATCTGCAAAACATCCCGATCCGGACGCCAATCGGGCGCCAGATCCGCGAAGCCTTTGTCCCAGATGAAGGCAACGTCTTGCTGGCCGCTGACTATAGCCAGATCGAATTGCGGCTAGCTGCGCATATGGCCGACGTCCCGACATTGAAAGAGGCCTTCGCGCAAGGCGAAGACATTCACGCGCGAACAGCCAAGGAGATGTTCGGTGAAGTCAACCGCGATACGCGGGCGCAGGCCAAGACGATCAATTTCGCCATACTCTATGGCATTTCGCGTTGGGGGCTGGCCGGGCGGCTGGAGGTAGAGCCGGATGAGGCGCAAGCGATGATCGACACCTATTTCCAGCGGTTTCCCGGCATCCAGCGATATATTCACGAGACACTGGAGACGGTTCGCGAGCGCGGCTATTCCGAAACACTGTTCGGTCGCAAAACCTGGTTCCCAAGGATCAACTCCAAGAACGTTGCAGAACGCCAGGGTAGCGAACGCGCCGCGATCAATGCCCCGATTCAAGGGACCAGCGCTGATATCATCAAGCGTGCCATGGTCCGCATGATGCCCGCGCTGGACGACGCCGGTCTCGGTCACGTGCGCATGCTGTTGCAAGTGCATGACGAGCTTGTGTTCGAACTGCCCGAAGGCGACGTTGCTGCGGCCTCACCCATTATCGAGCGGGTTATGGCGGAAGCCGCTGGGCCAGCCGTAAAACTGGATGTGCTGCTGGGCATTGAGATCGGAACAGGCATCAGCTGGGATGCGGCACATTGA